One Gossypium hirsutum isolate 1008001.06 chromosome A11, Gossypium_hirsutum_v2.1, whole genome shotgun sequence genomic window carries:
- the LOC107891951 gene encoding acyl carrier protein 1, chloroplastic, whose product MASLAGSSISMQPRQTLATSRVSGLKLVSFVNRGRSSLSFRLRPDRLRISCAAKPETVDKVCEIVRKQLALPSDKPVTGESKFAELGADSLDTVEIVMGLEEEFGITVEEDNAQSISTVHDAAELIDKLCGEKSA is encoded by the exons ATGGCTTCCCTTGCTGGTTCATCAATCTCTATGCAACCTCGCCAGACCCTG GCTACAAGCAGGGTTTCTGGGTTGAAATTGGTTTCATTTGTGAACCGGGGAAGAAGCAGCCTCTCCTTTAGGTTGCGTCCAGATCGCTTGCGGATTTCATGTGCT GCCAAACCAGAGACAGTGGATAAGGTATGTGAAATAGTAAGGAAACAACTAGCCCTACCAAGTGACAAACCAGTCACAGGTGAATCAAAATTTGCTGAACTTGGAGCCGATTCTCTTGATACG GTCGAGATTGTAATGGGGCTTGAGGAAGAGTTTGGAATCACTGTGGAAGAGGACAATGCCCAAAGCATATCAACTGTTCACGATGCAGCCGAGCTTATCGACAAGCTCTGCGGCGAGAAAAGTGCCTAG